CTGCCGCCGTGCTCCTCCGCGCCTCTGGCCTCCGACCCGGTCCGCGCACAGACGCCGACGCCCAGCTGCGGGGCGGCGGCAACAGCCCCGGAGCAGGACGCTAAGCCGGTTCAGTTCGGGAACCCGGAGGCGGTGTACCAGGCGCTGTACAGCCCCACCCGCCCTGTGAGCCAGGACCACGACCGCTCCTACTTCGAGAGACGCTTCAACCTCGGATCACCGGTTTCCGCGGAGTCTTTCCCCACACCAGCAGCGCTCACCGCCTTGGACCACCTCTTCGCCCCGGTGGACCTGAAAATCGGCTCCAGCAACAGCAGCCGCACCGACACCAGCGCTTCATCCACCGGGACGCACCCCACCGCCGCGACCAAGCGGCCGTCCGGCGACACCGAGCGCAAAGGCAAACCGCCCTCCAAGAAAACCAAAGCTATCCGGAAACTGCACTTTGAGGATGATGTCACCACATCTCCGGTTCTCGGGCTCAAGATTAAAGAGGCGCCGGTGGACCAGAAGCCTCCCAGACCCCAGCCCGCCCGAGGAGACAACAACCCGCTGGGCGAGTTCGTCTGCCAGCTGTGCCGGGAGGCGTACGCGGACCCGTTCGCTCTGGCTCAGCACAAGTGCTCCAGGATAGTCCGGGTTGAGTACAGGTGTCCGGAGTGTGACAAGGTGTTCAGCTGTCCGGCCAACCTCGCCTCGCACCGGCGGTGGCACAAACCGAAGCAGCAGAGCGGAGCCGCCGGTGCGCAGAATTTGGAGAGCGACAAGGTGGCCGCGTCCGGTAAAACTGCGCCGGATGAAGCGAAGGATTCTAGTGACAGGGACACACCCAGCCCCGGGCCGTCCGAGTCCGGCTCAGAGGAAGGGCTGTATGATTGTAATCACTGTGGGAAAAAGTTTAAGCGCCAAGCGTACCTGCGAAAACACCTG
The window above is part of the Seriola aureovittata isolate HTS-2021-v1 ecotype China chromosome 19, ASM2101889v1, whole genome shotgun sequence genome. Proteins encoded here:
- the insm1a gene encoding insulinoma-associated protein 1a; its protein translation is MPRGFLVKRNKKTNPVSYRVRSEEEEAEQTAADAPPLPPCSSAPLASDPVRAQTPTPSCGAAATAPEQDAKPVQFGNPEAVYQALYSPTRPVSQDHDRSYFERRFNLGSPVSAESFPTPAALTALDHLFAPVDLKIGSSNSSRTDTSASSTGTHPTAATKRPSGDTERKGKPPSKKTKAIRKLHFEDDVTTSPVLGLKIKEAPVDQKPPRPQPARGDNNPLGEFVCQLCREAYADPFALAQHKCSRIVRVEYRCPECDKVFSCPANLASHRRWHKPKQQSGAAGAQNLESDKVAASGKTAPDEAKDSSDRDTPSPGPSESGSEEGLYDCNHCGKKFKRQAYLRKHLASQHGSPKPAEEEDAPACEQSAAPLNLSSSTCHLCPVCGENFTSRGSQERHIRLLHSSQVYSCKYCPAIFYSSPGLTRHINKCHPSENRQVILLQMPLRPAC